Proteins encoded within one genomic window of Dryobates pubescens isolate bDryPub1 chromosome 38, bDryPub1.pri, whole genome shotgun sequence:
- the SFRP4 gene encoding secreted frizzled-related protein 4: MLRALVAVSLWLRVSPRAQGAPCEAVRIPMCRSMPWNITRMPNHLHHSTQENAVLAIEQYEELVATGCSPVLSFFLCAMYAPICTLEFLYDPIKPCRSVCQRARDGCEPIMRRYNHSWPDSLACDDLPVYDRGVCISPEAIVTDLPEGEGPGDVKWTDFTQGVMVHERPSEPDCKGRGQERCRCKKTKPTLSTYLAKNYSYIIHAKVKSVERGSCNEVTTVVEVRDILKSSTPIPLSQVPLLTNSSCQCPPLQPKQDVLIMCYEWRSRLMLLDGCLVEKWKDQLNKRFKRWEQRLQEQKLRVARSKNQNAGRSGRSGAPKTTKNTNPLVSGPKKAIKTRNGQREINPKKV, translated from the exons atgctgcGCGCCTTGGTGGCGGTGTCCCTGTGGCTGCGGGTGAGCCCACGGGCGCAGGGCGCGCCGTGCGAGGCGGTGCGCATCCCCATGTGCCGCTCCATGCCCTGGAACATCACCCGCATGCCCAACCACCTCCACCACAGCACCCAGGAAAACGCCGTCCTCGCCATTGAGCAGTACGAGGAGCTGGTGGCCACCGGCTGCAGCCCggtcctctctttcttcctctgcgcCATGTACGCTCCCATCTGCACGCTGGAGTTCCTGTACGACCCCATCAAACCCTGCCGCTCCGTCTGCCAGCGCGCCCGCGACGGCTGCGAGCCCATCATGCGCCGCTATAACCACAGCTGGCCCGACAGCCTCGCCTGCGACGACCTCCCCGTCTATGACCGCGGTGTCTGCATCTCCCCCGAGGCCATCGTCACCGACCTGCCGGAGGGTGAGGGCCCCGGAG ATGTGAAGTGGACTGACTTCACGCAGGGTGTGATGGTGCATGAGAGACCCTCGGAGCCCGACTGCAAGGGCCGCGGCCAGG AGCGATGCAGGTGTAAAAAGACAAAGCCTACGCTGTCGACCTACCTGGCCAAGAACTACAGCTACA TCATTCACGCCAAGGTCAAAAGCGTGGAGAGGGGGAGCTGCAACGAGGTCACGACCGTGGTGGAAGTCAGAGACATACTGAAGTCTTCGACACCGATTCCTCTGTCTCAAGTGCCTCTGCTGACAAACTCCTCCTGCCAGTGTCCACCTCTCCAGCCGAAGCAGGACGTCCTCATCATGTGCTATGAGTGGCGCTCAAG GTTGATGCTTCTTGATGGATGCCTAGTTGAAAAGTGGAAAGATCAGCTGAACAAAAGATTTAAG AGGTGGGAACAGAGACTGCAAGAACAAAAGCTGCGAGTAGCCCGCAGTAAGAACCAGAATGCAGGACGCAGCGGGCGGAGTGGAGCCCCCAAAACGACCAAGAACACCAACCCGCTGGTCAGTGGCCCCAAAAAAGCCATTAAAACAAGGAATGGCCAGAGAGAAATCAACCCTAAAAAAGTATGA